A window of the Aspergillus flavus chromosome 6, complete sequence genome harbors these coding sequences:
- a CDS encoding Na+-independent Cl/HCO3 exchanger AE1: protein MSSTTALDKINVVNDPRIRRCSATINGKTYGYLLAEPEGGFTRTVFLIHGFPDLSMGWRYQIPLFLKLGFRVVAVDCIGYGRSDAPTGSLDAYSYKSHADDLAELGKQLGCENIVLAGHDWGSVIASRFALYHPSFITHLILFVVPYLPPSPKYIDTADLAKVVPTVGYQLQFGSAEGVVESHTQDKEGIRAFLNGLYGGATPEGKFAMDSTRGFDFEVASKLGRTRLLSEEELQYYVEEYSRNGLQGPCNYYRIRQQSWTEEQSLLAQGKEAISIKCPVLYVHALADLVVNSEMPKAMVPFVPNLTVKEVEAGHWALWQKPAEVNTFVTEWLQQQGLLDSAKLYMNMDSGFAWHESNVTVPTDSLHSLNIHYKSKPPRRRDEREQSGIHEFEVEERDDAHSIITPSKHTPKAFRVLRGSVSAGGPLRPFRLVKQDIVNLRRRYVSDWTIFNQLIFASAVYVFFTNLLPGITFASDLYVLTGKTWGTIEVVFSTGLCGIIFSLFSIQPLTILGVTGPFSVLAENIYALCDEVFKVPFLPFMAWSLIHAAWLHYILAIINAHDWTMRYVTTFATEIFSLLNSIIYFHKAIQELERAHDTLSFAAFLYAVIGAVGTMLLAIFLSTAESWKPLFHRYIRMGLTEYAAAISIIIFIGMPHIGELAHLDKMTLPVSSSFKPTSPDRDKFFVEFWTLPVGWVFAAIVPGIIITILFFFDHEVSSIICTIDRYGTRKPGGFAWDIILLGTTTALCGILGIPPANGLLPQAPLHSESLMHSEREQRTVITDGEEKVETHEVKRVYEQRWSSFLHAGAILLFVSPPFMKVLGLTPTSVLAGLFMFMGEQSLSVNPILYRTFYLLTPPSELPSLPSSLAKKPGDEDHNDNSNPPRPSYIPIHLYTILQIVITVAIFIVTLTRGAPAFPVLIVALVPFRLLVMKHWWPREVLRFVDAWACREGTPEDDEDAEAKKDEFSGDGLAGRAGLGNETDGIFSSQLDESGCRPSGTPALISRSTSHPGEVGIADRNDSGQEWVELEYRTRQDEELGRSIKGC from the exons ATGTCTTCCACTACTGCCCTCGACAAAATCAACGTCGTCAACGACCCTCGGATCCGACGCTGCTCTGCCACCATCAATGGCAAGACATATG GATATCTTCTCGCCGAGCCTGAGGGCGGCTTTACTCGCACGGTCTTCTTG ATTCACGGTTTCCCAGATTTGTCCATGGGCTGGAGATACCAGattcctctctttctcaaaCTTGGCTTCCGCGTCGTTGCTGTTGACTGTATCGGATATGGTCGATCA GATGCACCAACTGGGTCTCTCGACGCCTATTCCTACAAGTCGCATGCCGACGATTTGGCCGAACTTGGAAAGCAACTCGGTTGCGAGAATATCGTTCTCGCCGGTCATGACTG GGGCTCGGTGATTGCCTCCCGTTTTGCTCTTTACCACCCTTCTTTCATCACACATCTCATTCTCTTCGTTGTCCcatatcttcctccctcGCCGAAATACATTGATACGGCAGATCTCGCCAAGGTCGTCCCCACAGTTGGGTACCAACTGCAATTCGGTAGCGCGGAAGGAGTGGTTGAGTCCCATACTCAGGACAAGGAAGGTATCCGTGCGTTCCTCAATGGCCTGTACGGCGGGGCCACTCCTGAAGGCAAATTTGCCATGGACTCAACCCGTGGTTTCGACTTTGAGGTGGCCAGCAAGCTGGGTCGTACAAGATTGCTgagtgaggaagagctgCAGTATTACGTGGAGGAGTACTCGAGAAATGGGCTCCAGGGACCTT GCAACTACTACCGCATTCGTCAGCAGAGCTGGACAGAGGAGCAGTCCCTTCTGGCCCAGGGCAAAGAGGCGATCTCAATCAAGTGCCCCGTGCTTTACGTTCACGCGCTTGCTGACCTTGTGGTCAACTCTGAGATGCCCAAAGCCATGGTACCCTTCGTGCCAAATCTCACTGTGAAAGAGGTCGAGGCAGGGCATTGGGCTCTGTGGCAGAAGCCAGCGGAGGTTAATACTTTTGTGACAGAGTGGCTGCAGCAGCAGGGACTTTTGGACTCGGCTAAGCT GTATATGAATATGGATTCTGGTTTTGCTTGGCATGAA TCCAACGTCACTGTCCCCACCGACTCTTTACATAGTCTTAATATTCATTATAAAAGCAA ACCTCCAAGACGGCGGGATGAGCGAGAACAAAGTGGCATTCATGAGTTCGAGGTTGAGGAAAGAGACGATGCACATTCCATTATCACCCCCTCAAAACATACTCCCAAGGCGTTTCGAGTCTTACGGGGCTCTGTATCGGCTGGTGGGCCTCTGCGTCCTTTTCGATTGGTGAAGCAGGATATCGTCAACTTGCGCCGCCGATATGTTTCGGATTGGACTATATTCAACCAATTGATCTTCGCTAGTGCGGTATACGTATTCTTCACGAATCTTCTCCCGGGAATTACTTTTGCCAGTGACTTGTATGTCTTGACTGGCAAGACCTGGGGAACGATTGAGGTTGTGTTTAGTACGGGACTGTGTGGAATTATATTCTCATT ATTCTCTATTCAACCACTGACAATACTTGGTGTCACGGGTCCTTTCTCTGTACTAGCGGAGAATATCTATGCATTGTGTGACGAAGTTTTTAAG GTgcctttcctccctttcaTGGCATGGTCCTTGATTCATGCAGCCTGGTTGCATTATATCCTAGCTATAATCAATGCTCATGACTGGACTATGCGCTATGTGACAACATTCGCCACAGaaatcttttctctcctaAACAGCATCATCTATTTCCATAAGGCCATTCAGGAGCTTGAAAGAGCACATGATACTCTCTCATTCGCCGCTTTCTTATACGCAGTAATCGGTGCCGTTGGAACTATGCTCCTCGCTATCTTTCTCTCTACAGCTGAAAGTTGGAAGCCTTTATTCCATCGATACATCCGAATGGGGCTCACAGAGTACGCCGCCGCAAtatccatcatcatctttaTCGGCATGCCCCATATCGGCGAATTGGCACACCTCGACAAGATGACTCTTCCCGTCAGCAGCTCCTTCAAACCCACATCACCAGACCGTGACAAGTTCTTCGTCGAATTTTGGACCTTACCTGTCGGATGGGTCTTCGCCGCCATAGTTCCAGGAATAATAATcaccatcctcttcttcttcgaccacgAAGTAAGCTCCATCATATGCACAATTGACAGATATGGCACCCGCAAACCCGGCGGCTTCGCATGGGACATCATCCTGTTGGGCACAACAACCGCTCTCTGTGGAATCCTAGGCATCCCACCCGCCAACGGTCTCTTACCACAGGCTCCCCTACACTCCGAATCACTAATGCATTCGGAGCGAGAACAGCGCACCGTCATTACAGATGGCGAAGAGAAAGTTGAGACGCACGAAGTCAAGCGCGTTTACGAACAGCGCTGGTCCTCTTTTTTGCACGCAGGGGCTATCCTTCTTTTCGTCAGCCCGCCGTTCATGAAAGTCCTCGGCTTAACGCCGACGAGTGTTCTTGCCGGTCTATTCATGTTCATGGGTGAGCAGAGTTTATCGGTCAA TCCTATATTATACCGAACCTTCTACCTTCTTACTCCCCCGTCTGAACTCCCGTCTCTACCATCTTCTCTTGCGAAGAAACCTGGCGATGAAGATCACAATGACAACAGCAACCCACCACGTCCCTCCTATATCCCCATTCACCTTTACACTATCCTACAGATTGTCATCACTGTGgctatcttcatcgtcacccTGACACGAGGTGCTCCCGCCTTCCCCGTTCTAATCGTTGCTCTTGTTCCCTTTCGCCTCCTAGTAATGAAACACTGGTGGCCGCGCGAGGTCCTCCGCTTCGTGGATGCCTGGGCTTGCAGAGAAGGTACTCCtgaggacgatgaggatgcaGAGGCAAAGAAAGATGAGTTTAGTGGCGATGGTCTCGCCGGTCGTGCCGGTTTGGGTAATGAGACAGATGGTATCTTTTCGTCGCAGTTAGATGAGTCCGGATGTAGGCCATCTGGGACGCCGGCTTTGATTTCTAGATCCACGTCTCATCCTGGTGAGGTTGGTATTGCGGATAGGAATGACTCTGGGCAGGAGTGGGTGGAACTCGAGTATCGGACGCGACAAGACGAGGAATTGGGTCGGTCGATCAAGGGGTGTTGA
- a CDS encoding putative nuclear protein Qri2/Nse4 yields MARISHSRRPSSQSSSPEPSSDKENRQVSARVEKRSQAQTMSSSANAKRQRLSNRASNIQSGSQSQVSPSQQDRDKQFYDPDQDEKERRRVRKGLRDLTRELHDSRSEYMQPGNYGIRDTIQKANEYFQEVKQTSDATIDSRLLVSAADLSYKKTAHLVLGDASAGIDVDEFVSKCISFMRRAPEDSQAMLSSTQRRRGQASGRSQADPNDSDEDQGDAMNWDWLGRSACFRHNSRPSVSGFLLGPLSVQKRTRQITQRRARERIDPSQAVRPQELREEDLDRQETSNLTTMCTSINKLLARTQNAGQDMVERLLSQLEEEPTDEMVQKVMAQHHVADDGGVPLFHFCINPRSFGQSVENLFYVSFLVRDGTVGIQVDSRHLPTLHAAKPYAPSEAQRKGVQKHQAIFSLDFETWRDLIEVYGIEESIIPHREEEQHENTGHGWYMKLASGAIAVFSPVSLTPEVREAISSLGGHLKYIAALDLEHHINITSWKEAYPDAEIIAPEGLYEKRQSNPEYKDTPFQHVFRKENHGQQKISEEFDSEFETEYVYGHPSRELVFLHKRSRTLIEADLLFNLPAREQYSKTGESATSGLLTKIISPLLSTNAPATWQKRFVWYILSSGDRKAFNESVRRIDKWDFNRLIPCHGDVVESGAKGVFRTVMEWHLEGRKNL; encoded by the exons ATGGCACGCATTTCGCACAGCCGTAGGCCTTCAAGTCAATCTTCATCGCCTGAACCTTCATCCGATAAAGAGAACCGCCAAGTTTCCGCTCGTGTTGAAAAAAGAAGCCAGGCTCAGACTATGTCCTCCAGCGCCAATGCAAAGCGCCAGCGCTTGTCAAATAGAGCGTCCAATATTCAGAGCGGCAGTCAGTCGCAAGTATCCCCATCGCAACAGGATCGCGATAAACAATTTTACGACCCAGATCAGGATGAAAAGGAACGAAGGCGGGTTAGGAAGGGACTTAGGGACTTGACGCGGGAGTTACATG ATTCTAGGAGCGAGTATATGCAGCCTGGCAATTATGGCATTCGGGACACCATTCAAAAAGCCAACGAATACTTCCAAGAAGTTAAGCAGACTTCAGACGCTACGATCGACTCACGTCTCTTAGTCAGTGCCGCCGACCTCTCATACAAGAAGACCGCACATTTAGTCTTGGGAGATGCATCTGCAGGTATAGATGTGGACGAATTTGTCTCTAAATGCATATCGTTTATGCGCAGGGCTCCAGAAGACTCACAAGCTATGCTGTCGAGCACACAGCGTCGTCGTGGCCAAGCTTCAGGCAGAAGTCAAGCGGACCCCAATGATAGCGATGAGGACCAAGGAGATGCGATGAACTGGGACTGGCTTGGGCGATCTGCTTGTTTCCGCCACAATTCACGGCCTTCCGTTTCCGGGTTCTTGCTAGGACCATTGTCGGTACAGAAGCGTACCCGACAAATTACACAGCGAAGGGCTAGAGAGCGTATCGATCCGTCACAAGCGGTGCGACCACAGGAGCTTCGGGAGGAAGATCTTGATCGACAAGAAACGTCTAACCTTACCACCATGTGTACAAGCATCAACAAACTGCTTGCAAGAACGCAGAATGCTGGCCAAGACATGGTAGAGAGACTACTGTCGCaactggaagaagaacccaCAGATGAAATGGTGCAAAAAGTGATGGCTCAACATCATGTTGCGGATGATGGTGGTGTTCCCCTGTTTCACTTCTGCATCAATCCGAGGTCGTTCGGACAAAGTGTGGAAAATCTGTTCTACGTCAGCTTCCTGGTCAGGGATGGCACTGTTGGTATCCAGGTAGATAGTCGACATTTGCCAACTCTAC ATGCTGCGAAACCGTATGCCCCAAGCGAAGCCCAAAGGAAAGGGGTTCAAAAACATCAGGCTATTTTCAGCCTTGACTTTGAAACCTGGCGGGACCTAATCGAAGTCTACGGTATCGAGGAATCCATCATTCCACATcgcgaagaagagcaacatGAGAACACTGGGCACGGCTGGTATA TGAAGCTGGCATCCGGCGCTATAGCAGTGTTTTCCCCAGTATCCCTCACACCAGAAGTCCGCGAGGCCATCTCAAGTCTAGGCGGTCATCTCAAGTATATCGCAGCGCTGGACCTCGAGCACCATATCAATATTACATCGTGGAAAGAGGCGTACCCGGACGCCGAAATCATCGCACCCGAAGGTCTCTACGAGAAGCGGCAATCCAACCCCGAATACAAGGATACACCGTTCCAACACGTGTTCCGCAAAGAGAACCACGGCCAGCAGAAAATCTCCGAAGAGTTTGACTCAGAGTTTGAGACCGAATACGTGTACGGACATCCGTCACGGGAGCTCGTGTTTCTGCATAAGCGATCGCGCACGCTCATCGAGGCGGATCTCTTATTTAATCTCCCCGCAAGGGAGCAGTATTCGAAGACGGGTGAAAGCGCCACTTCGGGACTCCTTACCAAGATTATCAGCCCGTTGCTCTCGACTAACGCGCCTGCGACATGGCAGAAGAGGTTTGTGTGGTATATACTGTCGAGTGGTGACCGGAAGGCTTTTAATGAATCAGTACGCCGCATTGATAAGTGGGATTTTAATCGGTTGATTCCCTGCCATGGAGATGTGGTTGAGAGTGGGGCTAAGGGGGTATTCCGGACGGTGATGGAGTGGCATTtggaagggagaaaaaatCTCTGA
- a CDS encoding putative phosphoinositide 3-kinase, whose protein sequence is MEAFTFAVSTQVDFPIQIKIGSLEGKQKEVPFSILLKRPELRHLGSVQNPTSDLFVTVQLWSDSKPLGVPLQTSYRTFKSVRAWNEWLQMPMSLKDAPYKCQLAITIWDLSPFGGEGAQGHYVPFGGTTISLFDEEGKLKMGRQKCKVYRHKAADGFSSTTTPSIPSTKRRKANAPDPLGPSPEEIELERVEVLIKKHEMGEIPRIDWMDQMVFRQLEKLKINAEESARKRAILLKSTKQKHREKYGADGDDSDEGNLDDENFTLYVEFPRFDHPVVWSDHEYPPPPVSSYPQNAPANPSSALKPAPEVRFGPGIEGADGEGVIRIYDPEVGQTGNPCEDKHRRLIRSHRTGIMDRDLKPNPKIRDELNAILSYEPTQDLTAEEKDLVWRFRYYLTREKRALTKFVKSVNWRDAGESHQAVEILPKWTEIDVDDALELLGPTFDNPAVRSYAVERLRKADDEELLLYLLQLVQALKYEDNSNVDTEDAAHDSSLANFLITRAANNFKLGSYFHWYLMVECDDTSPGTLSAQRRLFARVEYYFMADLEQVHPEHRKTLLRQGELVAVLSKIAKDLRFSRDNRLLKIEKLKKYLKDPKNELVHIDPPLPLPIDPEISVTGCFPDNSNVFKSTLSPLLITFKTSEGQKYPILFKVGDDLRQDQLVIQIIILMDRLLQKENLDLKLTPYRILATNATAGAVQFIPSASLSAISAKHRSVLAYLQANNPDESEPLGVRKETMDTYIKSCAGYCVITYLLGVGDRHLENLLLAPDGHFFHADFGFILGRDPKPFAPMMKLCKEMVEGMGGTTSPHYLQFKQYCFTAYTTLRKSANLILNLFSLMVDANIPDIRVEPDKAVLKVKERFHLEMTEEEAIRHFEQLIGDSVNAIFGVVIDRLHEFVQGWRA, encoded by the exons ATGGAGGCCTTCACATTCGCTGTCTCCACCCAGGTGGACTTTCCGATTCAGATCAAAAT TGGCTCCTTGGAAGGGAAGCAAAAAGAGGTCCCCTTTTCTATACTCCTCAAGCGACCGGAATTGCGACACCTCGGTTCCGTGCAGAACCCCACATCCGATCTATTTGTCACAGTGCAACTATGGTCAGACTCAAAACCGCTGGGGGTGCCTTTGCAAACCTCTTATAGGACATTCAAATCTGTCCGCGCTTGGAATGAATGGCTGCAGATGCCTATGTCACTCAAGGATGCCCCATACAAGTGCCAGCTTGCGATAACCATTTGGGACCTGTCCCCATTTGGCGGTGAAGGTGCGCAGGGCCACTATGTCCCATTCGGAGGGACAACAATATCTCTGTTTGATGAAGAGGGTAAATTGAAGATGGGGAGGCAGAAGTGCAAAGTATATCGCCACAAAGCTGCTGATGGATTCTCTTCGACAACTACACCTTCAATCCCCTCAACGAAGCGACGGAAGGCCAATGCTCCCGATCCGCTGGGCCCTTCTCCCGAGGAGATAGAGTTGGAACGAGTGGAGGTGCTGATTAAGAAGCACGAAATGGGGGAAATACCACGGATCGATTGGATGGACCAGATGGTCTTTCGTCAGCTTGAGAAGCTGAAAATTAATGCTGAAGAATCCGCAAGGAAGCGCGCCATCCTTCTAAAATCGACGAAGCAGAAACACCGGGAGAAATATGGggctgatggagatgattCGGATGAAGGGAATCTTGACGACGAGAACTTTACTCTCTACGTCGAATTCCCACGCTTTGACCACCCCGTCGTCTGGTCTGATCACGAGTATCCTCCGCCCCCGGTCTCGTCGTACCCCCAGAATGCACCTGCGAATCCTAGCTCTGCGCTGAAACCTGCACCGGAGGTTCGCTTTGGCCCCGGAATCGAAGGTGCTGATGGAGAGGGTGTGATAAGAATATACGACCCTGAAGTTGGGCAGACAGGCAATCCATGTGAGGACAAACACAGAAGACTCATCCGTAGTCACCGTACCGGCATCATGGACAGAGACCTTaaaccaaacccaaagaTCCGGGATGAACTAAATGCCATACTGTCGTACGAGCCAACGCAAGACCTTACCGCCGAGGAAAAGGACCTTGTTTGGCGCTTCAGATACTACTTAACTCGTGAGAAGCGAGCGTTGACGAAGTTTGTTAAGTCGGTGAACTGGCGCGATGCGGGTGAATCACATCAGGCAGTGGAAATTCTCCCTAAATGGACCGAAAtcgatgttgatgatgctTTGGAACTTCTTGGACCAACTTTTGATAACCCGGCAGTCCGTTCTTATGCAGTTGAAAGACTTCGGAaggccgacgatgaagagcttctccTTTACCTCCTCCAGTTGGTACAGGCGCTAAAGTACGAGGACAATTCCAACGTTGACACTGAGGATGCTGCCCATGATTCGTCGCTGGCTAATTTCTTGATCACTCGTGCTGCAAATAATTTCAAGCTCGGAAGTTATTTCCATTGGTATCTAATGGTTGAATGCGATGACACTAGCCCCGGGACCCTATCCGCACAGCGCAGGCTCTTCGCTCGGGTAGAATATTATTTCATGGCCGATTTGGAACAAGTGCATCCTGAGCATCGGAAAACGCTGTTACGCCAGGGTGAGCTAGTTGCCGTGCTCTCAAAGATCGCCAAGGATCTCAGATTTTCGCGAGATAACCGGCTACTGAAGATTGAGAAGCTCAAAAAGTACCTGAAAGACCCTAAAAATGAGCTTGTGCACATCGACCCTCCATTGCCGCTACCCATAGATCCAGAAATATCAGTCACAGGCTGCTTTCCGGACAATTCCAACGTCTTCAAATCAACACTGTCTCCTTTACTCATCACCTTCAAGACATCGGAGGGGCAGAAGTATCCAATCCTGTTCAAAGTCGGCGATGATCTTCGCCAAGACCAGCTTGTTATACAGATAATCATCCTGATGGACCGTCTCCTGCAGAAGGAAAATTTGGATCTTAAACTGACACCCTATCGAATCCTTGCGACCAATGCTACGGCAGGCGCCGTTCAGTTCATTCCATCAGCATCCTTGTCTGCAATCTCAGCCAAGCACAGGTCAGTCCTTGCGTATCTACAAGCAAACAACCCTGATGAGAGTGAACCACTTGGTGTCCGAAAGGAGACTATGGATACCTACATAAAATCCTGTGCCGGATACTGCGTGATTACATACCTCCTCGGCGTCGGCGACAGACATCTTGAGAATCTTCTCCTCGCCCCAGATGGCCATTTCTTCCACGCCGACTTCGGTTTCATCCTAGGCCGAGACCCCAAACCGTTCGCTCCAATGATGAAGCTCTGCAAAGAAATGGTCGAAGGAATGGGCGGCACCACATCTCCGCACTACCTCCAATTCAAGCAATACTGCTTCACCGCGTACACCACGCTGCGCAAGTCGGCAAACCTGATTCTCAACCTTTTCAGTTTAATGGTCGACGCCAATATCCCCGATATCCGCGTTGAGCCGGATAAGGCGGTACTCAAGGTCAAAGAGAGGTTTCATCTTGAGATgacagaagaggaggctATTCGTCATTTTGAACAACTCATTGGTGACAGCGTAAATGCTATATTTGGGGTGGTTATTGATCGTCTTCATGAGTTTGTTCAGGGTTGGAGAGCATGA